A DNA window from Ictalurus furcatus strain D&B chromosome 22, Billie_1.0, whole genome shotgun sequence contains the following coding sequences:
- the tmem175 gene encoding endosomal/lysosomal proton channel TMEM175, whose amino-acid sequence MAENNDSEIIEHHDDEAMEKMNRPRNDSHSFMGSVTASERDGYSSTQSSHRLLAYSDALISIIATVMILPVAHTKFQDNEELTESLQSLLTTKIAVYLMTFLIVTVAWAAHIRLFQVIERIDDTLALLNLACMMLITFLPYTFSLMATFPNNTLGILLFCACVIIIGLIQAVIVLYGFSHPFLLNEHIQLSENQAYYRRHILEVIVRVPIMCFFAGIFAFIYVKLSYVLLALVIFIPYISQSMKWIWTKAIGTQVEETPDSMLFYTYYPSEPLSKERVEAFSDGVYAIVATLLILDICEDNVPDPSVVKKQFDNSLISALQEYGPEYLAYFGSFATVGLLWFVHHSLFLHVTRATRLMGLFNTFSLAFVGGLPLAYQLTHEFPRGSQNELEAIQISCVIIFFAGLFQLAMWVTALFTERETLHPYVHHGGREHAFMLAKLLLYPCVALGTFFSTCILSRFSSPIFHLMQIAIPFAFLLLRLMVQVVLAVLRWLFCPKTTNGRSALLEDEEARVPFTDIVT is encoded by the exons ATGGCAGAAAACAACGACAGCGAAATCATCGAGCATCATGACGACGAAGCGATGGAGAAGATGAACAGACCGAGAAATGATTCTCATTCGTTTATGGGGAGCGTGACAGCttcagagagagatggatacagCAGCACACAGTCCTCACACCGCCTGCTGGCTTACAGTGATGCTCTCATCTCCATCATCGCCACTGTCATG ATATTACCTGTTGCCCATACAAAATTTCAAGACAATGAG GAACTGACGGAAAGCCTTCAGTCGCTCCTAACCACTAAGATTGCGGTGTACCTGATGACATTTCTGATAGTGACAGTTGCTTGGGCAGCACATATAAG ACTGTTTCAGGTCATTGAACGCATCGATGACACACTTGCACTTCTTAATTTA gCTTGTATGATGCTGATCACTTTTCTACCATACACG TTTTCTCTGATGGCAACTTTCCCAAATAACACCCTTGGCATTCTGCTCTTTTGTGCCTGCGTCATTATAATCGGTCTCATTCAG GCGGTTATTGTCTTGTATGGCTTCAGCCATCCTTTCCTCCTAAATGAGCACATCCAGCTGTCGGAAAATCAGGCCTATTACAGACGCCATATTCTTGAAGTTATAGTGAGAGTGCCTATAATGTGTTTCTTCGCCGGCATCTTTGCGTTCATCTATGTTAAACTG TCGTATGTCCTGCTGGCTCTTGTCATATTCATTCCCTATATATCTCAGTCTATGAAATGGATTTGGACTAAAGCCATTGGTA CTCAGGTGGAGGAGACTCCAGACTCCATGCTTTTTTATACGTACTACCCCAGTGAACCACTGAGCAAGGAGCGAGTAGAGGCTTTCAGTGATGGAGTTTATGCCATTGTAGCCACTCTTCTCATCTTAGATATATG TGAGGACAACGTGCCGGACCCATCTGTTGTGAAGAAGCAGTTTGACAACAGCCTCATCTCTGCTCTCCAGGAGTATGGCCCCGAGTACCTGGCCTACTTTGGCTCCTTTGCCACAGTGGGCCTATTGTGGTTTGTGCACCATTCGCTCTTCCTGCATGTGACTCGCGCAACACGTTTAATGGGTCTCTTCAACACTTTCTCCCTAGCTTTTGTAGGTGGCCTGCCACTAGCCTACCAGCTAACACATGAATTTCCTCGTGGCTCTCAAAACGAGCTTGAGGCCATCCAGATCAGCTGTGTCATCATTTTCTTCGCCGGCCTCTTTCAGCTGGCCATGTGGGTTACAGCACTCTTCACAGAGCGCGAGACGCTCCACCCGTACGTTCATCACGGAGGCCGAGAGCACGCCTTCATGCTCGCCAAGCTCTTGCTCTACCCCTGTGTGGCGCTTGGGACATTTTTCTCTACATGTATCCTCAGCCGCTTTAGCTCACCCATCTTCCACCTGATGCAGATTGCAATTCCGTTTGCGTTCCTGCTGCTGAGGTTGATGGTGCAAGTGGTGCTGGCCGTGCTGAggtggctgttttgtccaaagaCAACTAATGGAAGAAGTGCATTGTTGGAAGATGAGGAAGCTCGCGTGCCTTTTACAGACATTGTCACCTAG